In the genome of Magnolia sinica isolate HGM2019 chromosome 2, MsV1, whole genome shotgun sequence, one region contains:
- the LOC131225138 gene encoding uncharacterized protein LOC131225138 has protein sequence MAGPDFVWTWEEFVVRFNQKFFPEHVQIQRAIEFETLVQGNLSVLQYEAHFLALSRFTPHLTSDKKMRVRRFMTGLRPALRSRVVGHCLEMFNQVVHRALVYKEDWAITQRSREQIFGGDRKRRAPASSFKQHR, from the coding sequence ATGGCCGGTCCAGATTTCGTTTGGACCTGGGAGGAATTTGTGGTTCGTTTTAACCAGaaattcttccccgagcatgttcaAATCCAgagggcgatcgagtttgagaccctagttcagGGCAATTTGTCAGTATtacagtatgaggcccatttcttagCCTTGTCTAGATTTACTCCTCATCTTACCAGCGATAAGAAGATGAGGGTTCGTCGCTTTATGactggtttgcgtcctgcccttcgtagCCGTGTGGTGGGACATTGTTTGGAGATGTTCAATCAGGTTGTCCATCGGGCATTGGTTTATAAGGAGGATTGGGCTATTACCCAAAGATCGAGAGAGCAGATTTTCGGTGGAGAtcggaagaggagagcaccagccAGCAGTTTCAAGCAGCACCGTTAG